One window of the Saccopteryx bilineata isolate mSacBil1 chromosome 2, mSacBil1_pri_phased_curated, whole genome shotgun sequence genome contains the following:
- the RUSC1 gene encoding AP-4 complex accessory subunit RUSC1 isoform X1: protein MLSPQRALLCNLNHIHLQHISLGLHLSRRPELWEGPLSTSFPPGDTGGKKSRGACSGTLVDANSNSPAVPCRCCPEQGPDLETQQDPAQEEEGAASPSDPGCSSSLSSCSDLSPDESPISVYSRDLPGDEDVHPQPSIIPLEQGSPLASAGPGACSPDSFCCSPDSCSGASLPSGPGLDPNSNDLTTCQDTPYPELGEDEGGEQDLPTSELPEADELPEADDEKIDAGKIEPSWKINPIWKIDKEKTDASWKITENNNSVWKINGNTKSVWKTNIGISDSGLKTDAGKSDGGWRNDVSEELVPHRTITSFHELAQKRKRGPGLPLVPQAKKDRSDWLIVFSPDTEQPPTGSLGGSSAAPREVTTFKELRSRSRAPPPPVPPRDPPAGWALVPPRPPPPPPPPPVPPRRKKNRPGLQPIAEGQPEEGRAVSPEAGEKAPSAKKQKDPGAQAGLEAGPLLLPRSLVLRFSADGRPLLEGGGAGTAGPLLLAPLAGWPGAGLRLLGAPSPSEEQLLPVRLSPVGAYSPPARGALSCLASPELALLLSPLFPRSSTFPAAAPQPRQVPAPPLSQPPRQQKAPRWTRSPPPPLRLLRSSWSFAGVPGAQQLWMAEAQSGTGQLQEQKKGLLIAVSASVDKIILHFGAARNLVQKAQLGDSRLSPDVGHLVLTTLCPALHALVADGLKPFRKDLITGQRRSSPWSVVEASVKPGSSTRSFGALYSQVSRLAPLSSSRSRFHAFILGLLNTKQLELWFSSLQEDAGLLSLLYLPTGFFSMARGGCPSLSTELLLLLQPLSVLTFHLDLLFEHHHHLPLGPSQAPTPPGSPPALQQTVQAVLHWGGRLAQSLRGSSGETPPGPSAPSSPPKPGSWWEQLTQASRVYASGGTEGFSRPRWGSRRHGTAAEGAQERSLSTEDVTPGRGMWLGRLFGVSGGLTETESGVLKSRRPSSWLPPTVSVLALVKRVAPPETPCPEELEVSAPSMVQTHRAVRALCDHTAAGPDQLSFRRGEVLRVIATVDEDWLRCGQDGVEGLVPVGYTSLVL from the exons GGGATACCGGGGGCAAGAAAAGCCGGGGCGCCTGCAGCGGGACCCTGGTAGATGCCAATTCTAACAGCCCTGCCGTGCCCTGCCGATGCTGCCCCGAGCAGGGGCCAGACTTAGAAACCCAGCAGGACCCAGCACAAGAGGAAGAAGGGGCTGCCTCTCCCTCGGACCCTGGCTGCTCTTCTTCTCTCAGCTCCTGCTCAGATCTTAGCCCTGATGAGTCCCCAATCTCAGTCTACTCTCGGGATCTCCCTGGCGACGAAGACGTCCATCCTCAGCCCAGCATCATCCCACTGGAGCAGGGCTCCCCTCTGGCCTCTGCAGGCCCTGGCGCCTGCTCTCCAGACAGCTTCTGCTGTTCTCCTGATTCCTGCTCCGGAGCTTCCTTACCATCCGGCCCTGGTCTGGACCCAAACAGCAACGACCTGACCACCTGCCAGGACACCCCTTACCCAGAGCTAGGGGAGGATGAGGGTGGGGAGCAAGATCTTCCTACTTCCGAGCTCCCAGAGGCGGATGAGCTCCCAGAGGCGGATGACGAGAAGATCGACGCTGGGAAAATCGAACCCAGTTGGAAAATCAACCCTATTTGGAAAATTGACAAAGAGAAAACAGATGCTAGCTGGAAAATCACTGAGAACAATAACTCCGTCTGGAAAATCAACGGGAATACTAAGTCTGTTTGGAAAACCAACATAGGAATAAGTGATTCTGGCTTGAAAACAGACGCAGGGAAAAGTGATGGGGGATGGAGAAATGACGTCAGCGAGGAGCTGGTGCCCCACCGGACAATCACGTCCTTCCATGAGCTGGCCCAGAAGCGCAAGCGGGGCCCGGGGCTGCCTCTCGTGCCGCAGGCCAAGAAAGACCGCAGTGACTGGCTTATAGTCTTTTCACCGGACACTGAACAGCCCCCCACTGGGTCGTTGGGAGGGTCCTCAGCGGCTCCCCGGGAAGTCACCACTTTCAAGGAACTTCGGTCCCGAAGCCGAGCCCCGCCCCCGCCAGTCCCACCCCGAGACCCTCCAGCAGGCTGGGCCTTGGTCCCGCCtcggcccccacccccacccccacccccacccgtccCTCCCCGGAGGAAGAAGAACCGACCTGGGTTGCAGCCTATAGCGGAGGGGCAGCCCGAGGAGGGCAGAGCGGTCAGCCCCGAGGCTGGAGAGAAGGCCCCATCCGCGAAGAAGCAGAAGGACCCCGGCGCACAGGCTGGCCTTGAGG CCGGTCCCCTCCTGCTCCCTCGGTCCCTGGTTTTACGGTTTTCGGCCGACGGGCGCCCCCTGTTGGAGGGTGGGGGCGCGGGCACAGCTGGGCCTCTGCTCCTGGCGCCTCTGGCTGGCTGGCCCGGTGCGGGGCTGCGGTTGCTGGGGGCGCCCAGTCCCTCAGAGGAGCAACTGCTGCCTGTCCGCCTGTCCCCCGTGGGAGCCTATTCTCCTCCGGCTCGAGGggccctgtcctgcctggccAGCCCCGAACTGGCACTGCTGCTGTCCCCGCTCTTTCCCAGAAGTAGTACCTTCCCTGCCGCGGCTCCCCAACCCCGCCAGGTACCCGCTCCCCCGCTGTCACAGCCACCTCGTCAGCAGAAGGCCCCTCGCTGGACCAGGAGCCCACCGCCTCCACTCAGGCTAC TTCGGAGTTCCTGGTCCTTTGCCGGTGTCCCCGGGGCCCAGCAACTGTGGATGGCAGAAGCCCAGAGTGGGACTGGCCAGCTGCAAGAGCAGAAGAAAG GTCTCTTGATAGCTGTCAGCGCCTCAGTGGATAAAATCATCTTGCACTTTGGGGCAGCCCGAAACTTGGTTCAGAAG GCCCAGTTAGGGGATAGCCGGCTGAGCCCAGATGTGGGGCACCTAGTGCTGACCACCCTCTGTCCTGCCCTCCATGCCCTGGTGGCTGACGGGCTGAAGCCTTTCCGGAAGGACCTCATCACTGGGCAGCGCAGGAGCAGTCCCTGGAGCGTGGTAGAAGCATCAGTGAAGCCAG GCTCCAGCACCCGGTCCTTTGGAGCCCTGTATAGCCAGGTCAGCCGCCTGGCCCCGCTGAGCAGCAGCCGAAGTCGCTTTCATGCCTTCATCCTGGGCCTCCTCAA CACCAAGCAGTTGGAGCTGTGGTTTTCCAGTCTCCAGGAAGATGCAG GCCTGCTGTCCCTGCTGTATCTGCCCACTGGATTCTTTTCCATGGCCCGGGGTGGCTGTCCCTCCTTGTCCACagagctgctgctcctgctgcagccactgtcGGTGCTCACCTTCCACTTGGATCTGCTCTTtgagcaccaccaccacctgccccTGGGCCCATCTCAGGCTCCTACCCCACCAGGCTCGCCTCCAGCCCTGCAGCAGACTGTGCAAGCTGTGCTGCACTGGGGCGGTCGGCTGGCCCAGAGCCTTCGAGGGTCTTCTGGGGAGACCCCTCCAGGCCCTTCAGCCCCCTCAAGCCCTCCCAAACCAGGCAGCTGGTGGGAACAGCTGACCCAGGCCTCCCGGGTGTACGCCTCCGGGGGCACGGAGGGCTTCTCCCGTCCTCGGTGGGGATCCAGGCGTCACGGGACTGCGGCTGAGGGAGCACAGGAAAGATCGCTGTCCACAGAGGATGTGACACCAGGCAGAGGCATGTGGCTGGGGAGACTGTTTGGAGTGTCTGGTGGCCTCACAGAAACTGAAAGTGGAGTTCTGAAGTCCAG GAGACCATCCAGCTGGCTGCCTCCTACAGTGAGTGTGTTGGCTCTAGTGAAGAGGGTGGCACCTCCTGAGACTCCCTGTCCTGAAGAACTTGAGGTCTCAGCGCCCAGCATGGTACAGACACACAG